Proteins from a single region of Aquirhabdus parva:
- a CDS encoding DMT family transporter, translated as MKSKSSTNTSHIGRGLTLLTLSAALFALMGVLIRLASHSVDNATIVFFRNFTGLLLLLPFVLMKGPTFLKTEKLWMHSWRAFVGLIAMYGFFYAIAHLKLSNAMVFTYSSPIFIPLVAWLFLKERMTSLMWLAALVGLAGVILVAKPEQGFFNVLSVIGIVSSFLAAMAFVTVRALTATEPVTRIVFYFCLIGTLFSSLPMFWHWRAYTPQELALLMGAGLLATTSQLCLSKAYSYAPAGKIGPANYLAIIFAGIFAALIWHEYPDQMSIFGMILILVALVLCMPRSPKISA; from the coding sequence TTGAAATCCAAGTCTTCTACTAATACCTCTCATATTGGCCGTGGCCTCACCTTATTGACACTTTCGGCTGCACTCTTTGCACTGATGGGCGTGTTAATCCGACTCGCTTCGCACTCTGTCGATAATGCCACGATTGTCTTCTTTCGTAACTTCACTGGGCTTTTGCTGTTATTGCCTTTTGTACTGATGAAAGGTCCGACTTTTCTGAAAACAGAAAAGTTGTGGATGCATAGCTGGCGTGCTTTTGTGGGCTTGATCGCGATGTATGGCTTTTTCTATGCCATTGCCCACCTCAAACTCAGCAATGCCATGGTATTCACCTATTCATCGCCGATCTTTATTCCGCTGGTCGCATGGCTATTTCTCAAAGAACGCATGACATCTCTCATGTGGCTTGCCGCATTAGTTGGATTGGCTGGTGTGATCTTGGTGGCTAAACCCGAGCAAGGTTTTTTCAACGTTTTATCCGTCATTGGTATTGTATCGAGCTTTCTGGCAGCGATGGCCTTTGTGACCGTCCGCGCCCTGACAGCAACAGAACCCGTCACCCGAATCGTATTTTACTTCTGCTTAATTGGGACATTGTTCTCTAGCCTGCCGATGTTTTGGCACTGGCGTGCTTATACCCCGCAAGAACTGGCACTGCTGATGGGTGCAGGTTTGCTGGCCACGACCAGCCAGCTATGCTTGTCCAAAGCCTATAGCTATGCACCCGCAGGCAAGATTGGTCCAGCCAATTATCTGGCAATCATCTTTGCTGGGATCTTTGCTGCGCTGATCTGGCATGAATATCCAGACCAGATGAGTATATTCGGCATGATCCTGATTCTGGTCGCTCTGGTACTGTGTATGCCAAGATCCCCCAAAATTAGCGCTTAA
- a CDS encoding YheV family putative zinc ribbon protein, with protein sequence MSTDGRIKKRFIAGARCSACQAQDKVMIFIAPDDEWIECVECGHTERRPKTVVSKGFFDAVHKDNSESEQVNVVQLRSIR encoded by the coding sequence ATGAGCACAGACGGACGAATCAAGAAACGCTTCATCGCAGGAGCACGCTGTAGCGCCTGCCAAGCCCAAGATAAAGTCATGATCTTTATTGCGCCTGATGATGAATGGATTGAGTGTGTAGAGTGCGGACATACTGAACGACGACCAAAAACTGTGGTTTCTAAAGGATTCTTTGATGCAGTTCACAAAGATAATTCAGAATCAGAACAAGTGAATGTGGTACAGCTGCGTTCGATACGCTAG
- a CDS encoding M3 family metallopeptidase: MNATIQTPLLPARLPLPDFPALTNAGMKSDIEALLVEAFGLLNQANHIPSGGELDFIHQLEAFENRLHQVWSVLSNLNATCNTPELRETYNALLPELSRYYTEQGQNKALYQAYLTIQQQADFATLAPARQEAIRLALRDFKLSGVALEGEAKTRYAAITERLSQLSSQFSDHLLDATQAYQRPLSKAELAGLPESAVALVQQMAKQKATDDPSIEALATLDAPVFIAISTYADDRALRAELYRAYTTRASELAEVADAKAQDNSAIIEEILALRLEMAQLLGFTSYAELSLASKMAPDVATVREFLVDIATKAQAAAHDDLAELRAEGARIGLTDIQPWDTAYLAEKVKQRKYNLSQETLKPYFPAHVAISGLFQVAKRLYGIEIEQRSAPVWANGVQYYEISEQGQVIAGFYFDLYARTGKRGGAWMSGFRPRMQTSQGLQLPVAFMVGNFTPPVDGKPALLSHDELVTLFHEFGHGLHHMLTEVDVISVSGINGVAWDAVELPSQFLEFWTWEPDALALVSQHHETSESLPTELLDAMLAARHFQSGMQALRQIEFSLFDLDIHHQSPAPDIHQVQAILDNLRQQFSVLPPPAYNRFQHGFSHIFAGGYAAGYYSYKWAEVLASDAFDRFEQEGIFNVETGHAFRQHVLAAGGSKTALETFRNFRGRDASIDALLRHNGWSITTTPAVEQTT, encoded by the coding sequence ATGAACGCGACCATCCAAACCCCACTCCTTCCAGCACGTCTTCCACTCCCTGATTTCCCTGCACTCACCAATGCAGGCATGAAATCGGATATTGAAGCCTTATTAGTTGAAGCTTTTGGCCTACTGAATCAAGCGAATCATATTCCAAGTGGCGGTGAGCTCGACTTTATTCACCAATTAGAAGCGTTTGAAAATCGTCTGCACCAAGTTTGGAGCGTACTCTCCAATCTGAATGCGACCTGTAATACACCAGAATTACGCGAAACCTATAACGCATTGCTGCCTGAACTATCACGCTATTACACCGAACAGGGCCAGAATAAAGCCCTCTATCAAGCGTATCTCACGATTCAGCAGCAAGCCGATTTTGCGACACTTGCGCCAGCAAGACAGGAAGCAATTCGTCTGGCCTTGCGAGATTTTAAACTGTCAGGCGTTGCACTCGAAGGCGAAGCCAAGACCCGCTATGCGGCGATAACTGAGCGCTTGTCTCAGCTTTCCTCACAATTTTCAGATCATTTACTCGATGCGACTCAAGCCTACCAGCGCCCGCTGTCCAAAGCAGAGCTTGCAGGCTTGCCCGAGTCCGCAGTCGCTTTAGTACAGCAGATGGCAAAGCAAAAAGCGACAGATGATCCCTCCATCGAAGCTTTGGCCACATTAGATGCGCCTGTTTTTATCGCCATATCCACTTATGCTGATGATCGCGCTTTACGCGCGGAGCTCTATCGCGCATACACCACGCGCGCCTCTGAACTTGCAGAGGTGGCAGATGCCAAAGCACAGGATAACAGTGCGATTATTGAAGAAATCTTGGCATTGCGCTTAGAAATGGCACAACTGCTTGGTTTCACCAGCTATGCCGAGCTTTCGCTGGCCAGCAAGATGGCACCCGATGTTGCCACGGTACGTGAATTCTTGGTGGACATCGCCACTAAAGCACAAGCGGCTGCCCACGATGATCTGGCGGAGCTCCGCGCTGAAGGCGCACGCATTGGTCTCACCGATATCCAGCCTTGGGATACCGCATACTTGGCTGAAAAAGTTAAACAACGTAAATACAATCTCTCGCAGGAAACACTCAAGCCTTATTTCCCGGCTCATGTCGCCATCAGCGGTTTATTCCAAGTCGCTAAACGTCTCTATGGCATTGAGATTGAACAGCGCAGCGCACCCGTTTGGGCAAACGGCGTGCAATATTATGAAATTTCTGAACAGGGTCAGGTGATTGCGGGGTTCTATTTTGACCTCTATGCCCGTACGGGTAAGCGTGGTGGCGCATGGATGAGTGGTTTCCGTCCCCGCATGCAAACCAGCCAGGGCTTACAGTTGCCTGTAGCCTTTATGGTTGGCAACTTCACGCCACCTGTTGATGGCAAACCCGCATTACTCAGCCACGATGAGTTGGTCACGCTATTCCATGAATTTGGGCATGGTCTGCACCATATGCTCACCGAAGTGGATGTAATCTCCGTTTCAGGCATTAACGGCGTAGCGTGGGATGCCGTTGAGCTCCCCAGTCAATTCCTGGAATTCTGGACATGGGAACCCGATGCATTAGCGCTCGTTAGCCAACATCACGAAACCAGCGAAAGCCTCCCAACTGAACTGTTAGATGCCATGCTGGCTGCACGCCATTTCCAAAGTGGTATGCAGGCCCTGCGTCAAATCGAGTTTTCACTGTTTGATTTGGACATTCATCATCAGAGCCCCGCACCAGATATTCATCAGGTTCAAGCCATATTAGATAATTTGCGTCAGCAATTTTCGGTATTGCCCCCTCCTGCATATAATCGTTTTCAGCACGGCTTTAGCCATATCTTCGCGGGTGGTTATGCAGCGGGATATTACTCCTACAAATGGGCAGAAGTACTCGCCTCTGATGCCTTTGATCGTTTTGAACAAGAAGGCATCTTTAATGTCGAAACTGGGCATGCTTTCCGCCAACATGTGCTAGCGGCAGGGGGTAGTAAAACCGCTTTAGAGACCTTCAGAAACTTCCGCGGTCGTGATGCATCCATCGATGCACTGCTACGTCACAACGGTTGGTCGATCACCACAACCCCTGCAGTTGAGCAAACAACATGA